The following are encoded together in the Phocoena sinus isolate mPhoSin1 chromosome 11, mPhoSin1.pri, whole genome shotgun sequence genome:
- the GLYCTK gene encoding glycerate kinase isoform X1: MAAALQVLRHLARAPLRPLLWGCPLARLASSMALAEQAQQLFESTVGAVLPGPMLQRALSLDPDSGQLKVRDRSFQLQQNVYLVGFGKAVLGMATAAEELLGQHLVQGVISVPKGIRAAMESAGKQEMLLKPHSRVQVFEGAENNLPDRDALRAALAIRQLAEGLTADDLLLVLISGGGSALLPAPIPPVTLEEKQTLTKLLAARGATIQELNTIRKALSQLKGGGLAQAAYPAQVVSLILSDVVGDPVEVIASGPTVASIHSVQDCLHILNRYGLRAALPRSVKTVLARADSDPHGPHTCGHVLNVIIGSNALALAEAQKQAEALGYRAVVLSTAMQGDVKSVAQFYALLARVAGTRLTMPGAGASVEEDEQLYELAAELQLPDLQLKEALEAMVGTRGPVCLLAGGEPTVQLQGSGKGGRNQELALRVGAELGRWPLGPIDVLFLSGGTDGQDGPTEAAGAWVRPELTSQAAAQGLDVAAFLAHNDSHTFFCRFQGGAHLLHTGLTGTNVMDAHLLFLQPR, translated from the exons ATGGCTGCAGCCCTGCAGGTCCTGCGTCACTTGGCCCGAGCCCCCTTGAGACCACTCCTCTGGGGGTGCCCATTGGCCCGGCTGGCCAGTAGCATGGCCCTGGCAGAGCAGGCACAGCAGCTGTTTGAGAGCACTGTGGGTGCCGTGCTGCCGGGCCCCATGCTGCAGCGGGCACTGTCTTTGGACCCTGATAGTGGGCAGCTGAAGGTGAGGGACCGGAGCTTTCAGCTGCAGCAAAACGTCTACCTGGTGGGCTTTGGCAAGGCTGTCCTGGGCATGGCAACTGCAGCTGAGGAGCTCTTGGGCCAGCATCTTGTGCAGGGCGTGATCAGCGTTCCCAAGGGGATCCGTGCTGCAATGGAGAGTGCTGGCAAGCA GGAGATGCTGTTGAAGCCACACAGCCGTGTCCAGGTATTCGAGGGTGCGGAGAACAACCTGCCAGACCGAGATGCTCTGCGGGCTGCTCTGGCCATCCGGCAGCTGGCTGAAGGCCTCACAGCTGATGACCTGCTGCTCGTGCTCATCTCAG GTGGGGGCTCGGCCCTGCTGCCCGCCCCCATTCCACCTGTCACACTGGAGGAGAAGCAGACACTCACCAAGCTGCTGGCGGCCCGTGGAGCCACCATCCAGGAGCTGAACACCATCCGGAAGGCCCTGTCCCAGCTCAAGGGTGGGGGTCTGGCTCAGGCCGCCTACCCTGCCCAG GTGGTGAGCCTGATTCTGTCAGACGTGGTGGGGGACCCTGTGGAGGTGATTGCCAGCGGCCCCACCGTGGCCAGCATCCACAGTGTGCAAGATTGCCTGCATATCCTCAATCGCTATGGCCTTCGTGCTGCCCTGCCACGTTCTGTGAAGACTGTGCTGGCTCGGGCTGACTCTGACCCCCATGggccacacacctgtggtcatgTCCTCAATGTGATCATTGGCTCCAATGCACTGGCACTGGCTGAGGCTCAGAAGCAGGCCGAGGCGCTGGGATACAGGGCTGTGGTGCTGAGCACAGCTATGCAGGGAGATGTGAAAAGTGTAGCCCAGTTCTATGCACTGCTGGCCCGAGTGGCTGGAACCCGCCTCACCATGCCTGGGGCTGGAGCCTCTGTGGAGGAGGATGAACAACTCTATGAACTGGCGGCTGAGCTCCAGCTCCCAGACCTGCAGCTGAAGGAGGCTCTGGAGGCCATGGTGGGCACTCGGGGCCCGGTCTGCTTGCTGGCTGGTGGTGAGCCCACAGTGCAGTTGCAGGGCTCAGGCAAGGGTGGCCGGAACCAGGAACTGGCCCTGCGTGTTGGAGCAGAGCTGGGACGGTGGCCATTGGGGCCTATTGATGTGCTGTTTTTGAGCGGTGGCACTGATGGGCAGGATGGGCCCACAGAGGCAGCCGGGGCctgggtcaggcctgagcttacCAGCCAGGCCGCCGCCCAGGGTCTGGACGTGGCCGCCTTCCTAGCCCACAATGACTCACATACCTTCTTCTGTCGCTTCCAGGGTGGGGCACACCTGCTGCACACGGGGCTGACTGGCACCAATGTCATGGACGCCCACCTCCTGTTCCTGCAGCCGCGGTGA
- the GLYCTK gene encoding glycerate kinase isoform X2, protein MAAALQVLRHLARAPLRPLLWGCPLARLASSMALAEQAQQLFESTVGAVLPGPMLQRALSLDPDSGQLKVRDRSFQLQQNVYLVGFGKAVLGMATAAEELLGQHLVQGVISVPKGIRAAMESAGKQEMLLKPHSRVQVFEGAENNLPDRDALRAALAIRQLAEGLTADDLLLVLISGGEPDSVRRGGGPCGGDCQRPHRGQHPQCARLPAYPQSLWPSCCPATFCEDCAGSG, encoded by the exons ATGGCTGCAGCCCTGCAGGTCCTGCGTCACTTGGCCCGAGCCCCCTTGAGACCACTCCTCTGGGGGTGCCCATTGGCCCGGCTGGCCAGTAGCATGGCCCTGGCAGAGCAGGCACAGCAGCTGTTTGAGAGCACTGTGGGTGCCGTGCTGCCGGGCCCCATGCTGCAGCGGGCACTGTCTTTGGACCCTGATAGTGGGCAGCTGAAGGTGAGGGACCGGAGCTTTCAGCTGCAGCAAAACGTCTACCTGGTGGGCTTTGGCAAGGCTGTCCTGGGCATGGCAACTGCAGCTGAGGAGCTCTTGGGCCAGCATCTTGTGCAGGGCGTGATCAGCGTTCCCAAGGGGATCCGTGCTGCAATGGAGAGTGCTGGCAAGCA GGAGATGCTGTTGAAGCCACACAGCCGTGTCCAGGTATTCGAGGGTGCGGAGAACAACCTGCCAGACCGAGATGCTCTGCGGGCTGCTCTGGCCATCCGGCAGCTGGCTGAAGGCCTCACAGCTGATGACCTGCTGCTCGTGCTCATCTCAG GTGGTGAGCCTGATTCTGTCAGACGTGGTGGGGGACCCTGTGGAGGTGATTGCCAGCGGCCCCACCGTGGCCAGCATCCACAGTGTGCAAGATTGCCTGCATATCCTCAATCGCTATGGCCTTCGTGCTGCCCTGCCACGTTCTGTGAAGACTGTGCTGGCTCGGGCTGA